In the genome of Ovis canadensis isolate MfBH-ARS-UI-01 breed Bighorn chromosome 21, ARS-UI_OviCan_v2, whole genome shotgun sequence, the window GGGCTGTGTTTCTTCTGGATGCTCGAGGGGACGACCCGCTTCCTTgtttttttccagcttctagaggctggcctgcttgtggccccttcctccatcttcctaAGCAGCAACACAGAGTTTCTGCATCATCACATCTCTTTTTCTGACGCTCCAGTCTCCCTCTTCCACTTTAAGAACCATCAATCATTATTGTGCTGGACCCACCCAGATAATTCCGATAATCtctctggttttttgttttgttttttaaaagcacaacacaatttttaaaaactcatttatttgtctgtgttgggtctttCTTGCCTCATGTGGGCTCTTTTGTTGCAGCACAAGGGCTCTCTAGTTGGGGGTGCACCGGTTTAGTTTCTCtgctgcacatgggatcttagttccctacccaggggtagaacccatgccccttgcattgcagggtggcttcttaaccactggactaccagggaagtcccaatctcTCTGTTTTAAAGTCAGTTGATTAGCAACTCTAATTCCACTGGCAAACTTAATTGTTCTTTGCCATGTAACAAAATACATTCACAGGTTGCCCCTCTTTAGGGGGAGCCATTACTCTGCCTACTGGATTCTgcttctccccatccttccctccctcccggcTTAGCGGACCTTCACCTCCACCCTCAGCATCCTTCCCTCCTTCAGGATGCCTTCCTGACCCCCCTCTCCTCGAGTCCCTCCCACATTTACAGAATGGAAGATTTTATCATCTTGGTCATATTGTactgtcacagctctcaggtcccCTTACCTCATTACCATCCACCCTTTGCAGGGTATGCCTTTCAGTAAATGTTTCttctactgaatgaatgaatgcacccACCAACCAACCAATCAATAATCCTCGTGGTCACCATCATTGGTGAGCCCCAGGACCTCACCCTGCAGCCGCTCAAGCCCCACCCAATCTTGTAAAGAGTCTGAGTACCAGTGCCACCCCCGCCCCGGAAGCCACCTAGCCTGAAGATAAATACGGTAAATACGGGCGTGGCCGGGTCACTCATCCCGCGCACACCCCCAAAGCCTTCCTTTCTAGGAGACGGCAAACTTTTGAAAGCTCTCGGAAGTCTGTAATGTATTGACGTAAGCGCCTCCGAGGCCTCATTCATTTCCTCAGCAGTCACTAAATACTTTTATGCCAGTGCCCTCCAGGGAGGGAACCCTCCGGGGACGCTTCTCTTCTGAATTCTAAAGAATTCGGTCTTCCGGCTACCTCCCCCCTCGGCCCTCGTAGAACCGAGAGTTTTGGCTCTGACGGACATAGCCGGAGTCCGCGGAGTCCAGCTCCATTACCCGACGCGGCCCGGCCCGCAGCCTCCCGAGCTCGGACTGGACCCCCGGGTCCCCGCGGCTGCCGGACCTCTACGCTGCGCCTGGGAAGAGGGAGCCGAAGCGGGCCCGCGAGTGGGGCGAGGCTGTGGGTGTGGCCTAGATGGGGCGGCCCCGGCATTGGCTCtacgggcagggggcggggcctcaGGGGCCACGGTCTTCCCTGTAAGTTCGCAGCTCAGGTCTATCCCACCGCCGCGCGGTCCAGCTCCTGCGCTTTCGCCTCTCTCGGGTCAGCCGCCTAAAGGCGTGTCAAGGTGAGTTCAGGCCCGACTCTGCAGCCAGACCGCGGctcctggggcggggcggggtgaggCGGGGGGTGTCCCTTTAGAGGCCCATCCTTAAGGCGCCTCATCCTTGATCGCGCCTCGGGCCCCAACTCATCTCTACGTAGGTCCTTTCTGCCGTGAGATGCACGGCATTTCTCACCCGCGCCTCGGTCCCGGCGGCCACGCCCGCGTTCCCCTCGGCCTGCTGGGCGCCGCGCATCCCGAACCCAAATTCCTGGTCCAGTCCTCCATGCTGCGCcgggccccccgccccacccccgggACCCGGGAGTGCCCTCCTGCCTTTCAGCGCTCTCGCCTGGACCCGGGGTCGTATTTTTAGTAGACGGTGAGGTGTCCTCCTATCTTTAGCCGTGGCCGCGAGTGTCCTGAAACGGATCCGGACTGGGCTGGGCTGCGCTCGAATagagggcggggagggggtcgGCCCCGGAACCGGAGCTGGGGCTGAGTAGCAGGACCCGCCGGAGCCACGGGGCGGGGGCCGCACGCCCGAACTCTGGCCCTGCGCCGAGCGGACACTCGGACATCGCCTAGGCCGGAAAGCACAGGGGAGGCTCCTCCCTGAGCTTGGATAACCGGGCAGGGTCCCCGATCGCTCCCTCTTCCCCCTATTGTCTGGTTGTGAGCCCAGAATCCTCCAAGGGAAGAAAATCCTGCAGACAGTCCGCACCCGGTACGCGAACGTGCGTGCGTCTCCTTGGGAGGCGCCCGCCTAGAACTGTAGATTCGCTCGAGACCCCGGTGCGTGCAGGACCCCTCCGGGACAAGGAGCGGTAGAGGGAGAGCGCGCGCCACCTGGTGGCCACGGAACCGAGCGCTGCTCTGCACAGGGAAGTTGGGAGACCCCGCGGCCAGCGAGGGCGCCTGTACTGGAGGACCCCTCCGCCCAGGGGCTGCTCTTTTTCGGTCTTGTCTGGAGCACTGTCCCCGGAGAACCAGAATGCTTGAGGAAGTCCCTATagctatttgttgaataaatgtcaAGGCTGACAGTGACCCGCTAACCCCCTCCTACATCCACACTCTCTCTGACTTCCAGTAACTCCCTGGTAATGGCCTTGTTGTCATCCCATTTCATGGATGAGGAAGGTGAGGACCAGAGAGAAAAGATGTTTTCCAGGTAGAAATGGGTTCAAGGTTGGGGGCCTACCTTTGGATCATCCCTGGTGGGGAGTGGCCTAGTATTCCTTGTGAGGAGGGGCCTCTGCCTCCAAGAAGTCATTTTCTCTGAAGGAGGCCCCGGGCTCTTTCCAGAGCAGGCCCACAGAGCTGGGATGGCTCCTATCTACTCCTTCCAAAGCGGCAGGGTGCagcacagcccagcccagcccctagAGCCTTGTCCTGATGGACAGCTCATTCTCATATATCTGGACACTTGCACATTGAGAGATGGAAGCAGCCAAGAGGTAGGACTTAAATGGAGGAGGCTTGGGGGACCTGGCAACCCTAGCCCAGGTGGATCCATTTCCCTCTTGCTCCCCAGGCAGTGCACATATTTTGGCATGGCCCATTGTATCAGAGCCACTGGACTCAGCTGGGTAGCCGTGCCCACTCTTCCTCTTACTAGCTGGGTTATCTGGGCAGAGTTGCTTGATGTCTCTGAGATTCAGCTTCTGCCTCTGTAAAGGCCAGTGATGACACTGTGTTGTGCCTCGGAGGTTAAATTGGAAACCATGCAAGCCTAGCTGGAGCGTGGGGTCTTGGAGTTGCCAAATCTGAATATTTGGGGCTTGATGGTTGCAGTTCCCAGCTCTCCCCTGGTGGTTGACACTGGCCCAACCCTCCCCCCGCAGCCTCAGTTCTCCTCACATCTGGAATTGGGTGGATACATCTGGCTCAGAGCTCGAGAGCTGTCAGGGACGCCGGATCTGTTGTGGAAACACTCAGGCTGTCTTGGCGGCCCTGTATgatggagggtgggaggagaggggaggtctGGCCCAAGTTCTGGGCAGATCCCACCAGTTGGCCTCCTTCTCCATgagtgaaaaggaaggaaaactatCCCAGGATTTCTCGCCTGCCAAGGGGACAGATAGGATATATGTCAGCATGCCTCCAGACCTGGCATGGTGGGCACAGATAAATGTCTTTTAGGTAAATGAGTGATGGGAGTCCAGGACCTCAGAGCAcgtcctgcctccctcccctgcccccccagCTCCTTCcaagcttagctggaattctgcCACTGGAGAGTCATTCCTTTGTTTCCTGTTAAGCTGCAGGTGCTCTGGGAGGGGCAAGATGTCCGGTCTCTGGCTCAGCACCACTGACCCGAGCTGTCCGGTCCTGGGGTGGGGTTTCCTGAGTAAGGGCCTGGCTGGGGGGAGGGCTGTAGTTGGGattctgcctctcctgcatcctccttcctccttcctgctcCCTCCTGCCAGCCCCCTCCTTCTTCTTTCACCCTGCTCCTGAGGCTGAATGCtgcagaggggacttccctggtggtccagtggctaagactccgtgctcccaatacAAGcatcctgggttcaatccctggtcagggaactagaagatcccatgtgccacaagtaaGAGTTTGCTTACTGTAACTAAAGACCCTAGTGCAACAATTAAGACCCGACACAgtcagataaatttaaaaaaaaaaaagaagaagaatggagCAGAGGAACTGGCAGAGGCTTCTTGACCCTTCCCCAGCGATTTCCCACCTGCTCAGCCCCTCCTGGCCCCAGGAGGGTGGGCTCACGTGGTCACCCATTGGGCGACTTTGGACAAGTTTCTTTGCCTTTCGTGCTGATTCTACACATCAGGCCAGTCCCCTGCTGCGGGAACTAGAGGCAGTGCTTGTTCCACTTCCTTTTTCTGTTAAACCTGTATGACATCCCTCCagagtgtatttattttttccaccTTCAAAATATCTGTGTTTATTCTGACTACATGAATAATATGTGCTCATAAATAATACATGCTTCTTATTAAGCATTTGAGCTTATAGAAGTATGAGCAACAAAGGGGAAGTCATCTGAAATTCTACCATGTTGAGAGAACTACCATCAACATTTGGCAACCATCCTTTCATAGTTAGCTTATGTATATCATTTTTTAGTAAAGAGAccagatattaaatataatttttattgaggGCAACTTTTCCTCCCATGTCACAGACCCCACACTCCATCCCTGCTTCTCCCTGCATCTAGGTAGCCCTTATGCCAACCTAGTGCCAGCCTTCTATATTATTGCCTGCTCCAACATAAGATATAATCCTATGCAGACCTGTATGTGTAggtacacatacatgcatgtatgGGGAGTGGGGAGCGGAACTGCTTTCAGCAAATGGAATCTTCTAGACTACatttttgcattttgcttctctcATTTTGCAATGCCTTATGGGAATCTCTCCAAAATGTCTGATagctctaattttatttatttatttggccatgtcatgtggcttgcaggatcttagttccccaaccagggactgaacctggacccACAGCAGTGACtgcaagtcctaaccactggaccactatgaAGTTCCGAGTGCTCTAATTTTAAATGGGAATGAAAGGAGAGCCTTTGTGATGACTGAATGAGATGGGTTTGCAAAGAACCCAACAAAATCCCAGGCACGGAGCAGGGCCTTCACTCCCCAAGTATTTATatcccccactccctcctccccttaGCTGCTGGGACAGAAAGGAGGGGCAGAAACTACAGCAGACTCAGTTCCTGCCCATAAGGAACTCCTAActgggaggaggagaaaagggaagctctGAGCAGGCATCTCCCTTCCAGGTGGGATGTGATTGGGCCAAACCGGTGTTCTTTTGGCTTGGTGGGCTGAACACCTGCTGTGCATCCAGTCCTGGGCCCAGCCTAGGTGGGTGAGACAGAGGTCACAAGACCTCCATCCTCGGTCAAGTCAGGAGCTGAGACAAATCTGAGACAAGTGCCCCCGTCTGCCCCCCACGCCCCCAACCCTGATGACTTGGCACTGGTCCCGTCTGGGGCACAGTTGAGTGCAGATGATGAAGATGAGCAGAGCTGCGGACTCAGCAGGAGACCAGAACCAGGGCTGTGTATGTGACTTCAGGCCTGCCACTCAGGGTCCCCACTCATGGAGGGAGGGGCTTGGCGCTGGGATCCAGCCCTTGGGGCCGCAGTAAGTCTGTGGAGGAACACAGGAGCTCTCCAGGAGGGCTCCCCACAAGAGTAGGCCCTGGGTAGGCTCCTGGGGCTCCTGAAGGGCACCTGGAAACGAGACAGGCGCCTCTGCTTTTGTCCTTCCATCTCTTACTCATATCCTTCGTGTTTCATCTCCTCAGCCCGGACCGGAAAGAATCGAGGACAAGCCCAGAGAGCATTGCTGCCTGCCTGCTTCCGGTTTTCAGAAGCGTCTCCAGCCTTCTCGGGAGAAAGTGATTTTGGCTATCTCGACCCTCTGACTTCGCTGATCGTTTCTTAGCCCTTTGGCAAGTGTTTGCTGTCTGGACACCTCGCTCTGGCTGTTTGTGGTGGACAGGGGTGAAAGGAGACAGCGGAGGGCGCGGTCCTGCGAGTGGCCGGTCCCGGTCCCCGGGGGTGAGGTCGCGATGTCCACCAAGGTGCCCATCTATCTGAAGCGCGGCAGCCGCAAGGGCAAGAAGGAGAAGCTGCGAGACCTGCTGTCCTCGGACATGATCAGCCCGCCGCTGGGAGACTTTCGCCACACTATCCACATTGGCAGCGGAGGCGGCAACGACACGTTCGGTGACATCTCCTTCCTGCAGGGCAAGTTCCACCTCCTGCCGGGGACGGCGGTGGACGAGACCCAGGAGGATGGCGGCTTCGAAATGCCCTTCCAGTTCAAGCGCACGGCCACGCTGTGCGGGCGGGAGCTCCCGGACGGGCCGTCCCCTCTGCTCAAGAATGCCATCTCCCTGCCGGTCATCGGCGGGCCTCAGGCCCTCACCCTGCCCGCTGCCCAGGCCCCCCCCAAGCCCCCTCGCCTGCACCTGGAGACCCCGCAGCCCTCCCCGCAGGAGGCGGGGACTGTGGACGTGTGGAGGATCCCAGAGGCTGGCACCGCCCACAGCGGGCTGACCCCCGAGTCCGGGGTGGAGGAGCCCTTCCTGTCCCACGCCAGCTCCCTGCTGTCCCTGCACGTGGACCTGGGGCCTTCTATCCTGGACGACGTCCTCCAGATCATGGACCAAGACCTGGGCCACCTGCAGATCCCCACATAGGACCCGAGAGCAGCTAGTGGGGTGAATGCCACAGAGGCAGGGGGTAGACACCAACCCTGGTCTAGGACTTGGGGTCCCCGGGTCCCTCCTGTGTGGTTGCTGGCCAGCGACTTCTCACTTTGAGCCTTtgtctccctctctcccaccctctccGCGTGGACAGAGTGGCTCTTTGCTTCCCCCTAAGCCCCACAAGGACACATGCTGATGTCAGCCGGAAGCACCCCGGGCGTCACGGGCCACCTGGACCCCCACTGCCAAATGCTCCTCAGATCCCTCGGACGAAGGCTCTGCTGAAATGGACTCCACATTTCACCCACCTCTAACTCAGCCTCGATGACACCCTGATGGGAGGGGGGCCAGGGAAGAGGCGGGGCACAGCCAGCTGGACCTTTGGCTCCATGCTGTGGATTGGGAACGTGCCGTCAGTGACCGCTGTCCCTCCGCCCCAGCCCTCCCACATGACCAGGGGATTCTAGTTGCAATAAAACTTGCTGCTGCTGGGACCTGTGCTCCCGGTACTCTGTTCTGGGCCCCTCCTCAAGACAGGCCAGGCTCTGGGAGCTGTGGGCTCACTCACTCCAGGCCCAGAGGGCTTTAtatggtgggatggggtgggggaaaggCCTGCCTTCTGGAAGAAACTGTATGGCATTCTGAACCCCTAGTGAGAAGCCGGAAGGAACCAAGTGCCAATTGGGGATATTCCGACATTGATTGGGGTGTCTGAGAGCTAGCTGGAGTAGGCCAGGCACTGGGCCTGGGAGACTGAGGTCTAGCAAGAGAGGCCCAAGAGCCAAGGATTAAACACAGGCCTAGTGCAAGGGACCAACAGCTTCTCTGGCGTCAGAGGCCTGAGGGAGCATGCAGAAGGACAGGCTAGACCTGGCGCTGGGAGGGATCCGACTGTGTTCCTCAGTGGACCCATCTCATCAGTGCTGCTTGTTGGTCTACAGTGCATCCCATGTGCTCCAGGGGCTGGGACATGACCCCGTGCCCTCCTGGAGCTCGCAGTCTAGTGGGGGGAGGGATAGCAAATCTGTAATCGAGTGCATTTTCAATCGTGTTGAACACTGTGAAGAAGACACCAAGATCATGAATGCCTGGGGCAGGGTGAGGTGGTGTCAGGATTCTGAGCCAAACCTGAGGGCGGACGGGATTATGCACCTTCTTGAACAAAGGCACTGAGGCACCTGAGTGAATGAGGATCCAAAGCTTGGCCAAAAGGGCCTAGGTCTCTGAGTCCAACCTAGCCTTGTTGAGAGtcagttttcccatctctaaaatgggagtcAGTGACACCTGCCTTGCAGGGTTGCTGAGAAAATCAGGGATAACATTTATTTGCAGATAGCAGGTATTCAAACATGGTTATGATGTGTGACTTAAAGGAACCCAGGGTTCAGGAAAGAGGACTGTGAAGCTGGAAAAATAGTTTCAGAGTCAGTTTAGAACAGTTCTACTTGCAAGACTGAGCTGAGGCCGTGGGAGCCGCTGAAAGAGTTTTAAGGAGAGATACCTGGTCAGACCCAGGTTTTAGAAGGGTCACTACAGGGGCTGAGATGGATCACAGATTAGAGAGGAAAAAGCTGTTGCAGGAAGAGAATTGGCCCCAAGTGGGGACTGAGAGGGTGGGGCTTGGTGTCTGGAGGCACGTGCTGGCCTCAGTGACCCCCCCTCTTCCACTCTGCTGGTTGTCTTCCATCCTTTTGACCCTACAAATCTGACTCCCACCTCACCTCCAGGCTTTCCTGCTTCTAGGCCAAGATTTCATACTAGAGGCAGAGGCAGAATTGGAGCAGGGGACATTTTTCTTGGCCATgctacctttttatttttcagtgattttttaaaaaactgtggtaaaacatatataacatgcaATTTACCATTTCAACCATTTTTAAGCATATGGTTGAGTGGCATTAAATACTTTCAGATTATTCTGCAACCATCACCTCTAtccatttccagaatttttttcatcttcccaaagtgAAACTCCATACCCATTAAACACCAACTTCCATCCCCTAACCCCAGCCACTGGCAACCACCTTTCTACTTTCTCTTCGTGACCTTGACTTCTCCAGGGACCTGACACAAAAGGAGTcacatgttatttgtcttttttgtgattgccttatttcacttagcatgacaacttcaaggtttatccatgctgTACCAGGCActgaaatttcattcttttaaaaggctgaataatattccattgggctttccacatggcactagtggtaaagaacccacatgctaaCGCAAGAGaattaagagacacagattcaacccctaggtcaggaagatctcctggagagggaaatggcaacccactccagtattcttgcctgggaaatctcatggacagaggaacctggtgggctacagtccatgggtcataaacagtcagacaccacttagcgacttagcacccaatattccattgtctgtgtATTccacgttttgtttatccattcatccaatcAATGGACACCTGGGTTGCTTCTACCCtttggcaattgtgaataatgcttctatgagCGTGGGTGTACATATATCTGAGTCTCTGCCTTCACTTCTTTATGTGTATGGAAGTGAGATTGCTGAACCCTATCATTACTctatatttaatttcttaaggAAGAGCCATTTTCCAGTggagctgtaccattttacattcccaccaccaagctttttgtttttaatctgaaaTTTTGGCCATCATTTAGAGAATAGGAGTTGCAGTATCTGTAGTGGgattttgaacccaggtctgtgagGCCCCAAAGCCCGTACTTGATTGCAACCCTCTACTCCCACTGGTGTTCAGCTTCAGACCCTGGTAAGGTATGAAGGCAAAGGGTGGGGAGCTGAAGGCCAGCACCGTTTTGCCTGCAGGCTCCTTGTCAGTTTTTGGGTGATTTGGCCCCACCTGCCCCGGAGGGGAAGACAGGAAACACAACGCCTTCCTTATAGCTTCACCCAGCCAGAAAACAGCACATCACCTTGGACCTGCGATGAGGATAAAGTGGCCATGGAAGGCGGACCTTCTTGTCCTGGGTCCCCGGAAGTGCTCCCGACCTAGCAGGCACATTCAAAGGACTACCATGCCCGGGCGGAGAAAGGGAActggatggggaaactgaagcatcGGACTATCTAAACTTGGGACTAAGGTGGGCAGAGGTGGAGTGAAGCGTCTTCCCCCTTCAGCTTGTATAGAGCTGTACAAACTCCCTACAGATACCACTCCCACAAAGGAATACCCCTATATAGGAAGTGAAGTTGTTGGATGGCCAAAAAAAATATCCCACAGGAATTTCCTGGTTTCCCGATGGTTAGGACTAGtgatttcactgctgtgggcctgggttcaatccctggttgaggaactaagatcctccaagccacatggtatggccaaaaaaaagcaaatatcccCACAGTCCACTGTTTTAAATAGCTGACATTCATGCATGTCCTCATTGGAGTATTTACTCTTAAAAatattacatgtattattttatatagtcTATATATATCATCTCTGGTATAATATGTCTATCCCTGTCAAAAATACATTCACTCGGGACTTCTCTAgcggtccagtgactaagactccgtgcttccaatgcagggagctcgggttcgatccctggtggagaatcagagcccatgtaccacaactaagagtctgcatgctccaactaaagatcccacatgctgcaactaagacctgggacagccaaataaatattaactcattaattattataataacaattttaaaaagacattcacTCATTTCCCAAAGGGAGACAACTCAAAATCTTGTAAAGGATCACATCTACTTTCGAGTCCAGGATGTTGAGATGATGTCCATTACCCCTgcagttctttaccagctcatCTCAATAGTTTGCAAACTATAAACTACACTGTAAAGTTAATCACCACTGTGTACAACAGTGGAGAAAAACAGAGAATgggagaattaaaatatatacttgaCACAACAAGAAAAGTAATATATGTAGAAGCTATAGACTTTTCTACAACAAAGCTGTAGCTGGTATGAATAACCTCCCTTCTTTGCTACCCAGCTCCTGTTCCCTGTCTCCAGCCTGCATTTTGCCTGTTCAGGGTTCTTCACCAGGTTGACACATCCCAGACCTACTGTTTTCAAGAATCTGAGCACCTGGTGGATCTCCCTGTAGAGAACTAATATTTCCATTTCAAACCTACAGAAATACTGAAAGGCTagtagaagggggcaacagaggatgagatggttggatggcatcacccaatcaatggatatgagtttgagcaaattctgggagataggaaaggacagggaagcctggcatgctgcagtccatggggtcgcaaagagctggacatggtgTAGCCACTGGACAACAGTAAGAATGTACACCCACATATCTGCATCTAGATCTGCCAATTATTACCATTTTTCCtaatttgctttctctcttgAATATAAAAACTTTCTTCCTGACCTTTTGAAAGTAAGTTACAGACATCACAACTTGTCAGTATCTTTTCTGTTAAGTCTTTCTTTAGCTTTCTTGGGCTTTATTTGGCATCTTCAATGTGTGAATTGGTGTGTTTCATCACTTTTGGAAAATTATTgatcattttctctttaaatattgcCTTTacaccttttctttctcttcacccTCTGGGACTCCAATTAAATATATCTTAGATCTCTATATTTATCCTCTGTTTCTACTCTAATTCTGTATTTCCTGTCCATATGTCTTCCATGCTGTATTAAGGACAAGATAATATCTTCCTGCGTATCATACAgttcagtggtccccaacctctgagatctaatgcctaatgatctgaggtggagctgatgtaagaataatgaagtgcacaataaatgtaatgcccttgaatcatcctgaaaccatcccaccctcctccagtccatggaaaacttgtcttccatgaaatgggTCCCTGGTAACAAAATGGTTGGGGACCACTCTGGTAGCACACTCGTTCtgtcttcagctgtgtctgattttctttttaaccaatCTATTGTGTTCTTAATTTTGGTTATCGTATTTTTCAGTTGGAGGAGTTCAAtgtgattctttaaaaattctgttgtGACACTTAACAGAAACTTGTTACCTGCAGATATTTTTACGCTTGTCTTTATCTTCTTTAAACTCAGTAAGCAGTGTTCTTTTATGTTTGGTATCAGATAATTCCAGCATCTGTAATCTCTAGGTCAATTTGTGCTTTCTATTGGGTGCAGTCAGTTCTTATGCAaggtttctcatttttttctgtgcCTGGTTGTCTTTGACTAAGTGCTGGATATTGTATATGAAAAAGTACTtttaagacataatttaaggCCTTGGATGACAGCATGTTCTTTCAAAAAGGATATTGCTTCATCCCAAACACGCTCACTATACTAGGTGAACAGAGGCATTATAaggatcagttgctcagtcgtgtccaactccttgcgaccccgtgaactgcagcatgccaggcctccctgtccatcaccaactctcggagttcactcaaactcatgtccatcgagttggtgatgccatccagccatctcatcctctgtcgtccccttctcctcctgcccccaatccctcccagcatcagagtcttttccaatgggtcaactcttcgcatgaggtggccaaaatattggagtttcagctttagcatcattccttccaaagaaatcccagggttgatctcctttagaatggactggttggatctctttgcagtccaagggactctcaagagtcttctccaacaccatagttcaaaagcatcagttcttcggcgctcagctttcttcacagtctaactctcacatccatacatgaccacaggaaaaaccatagccttgactagatggaccttagttggcaaagtaatgtctctg includes:
- the CDC42EP2 gene encoding cdc42 effector protein 2, with the translated sequence MSTKVPIYLKRGSRKGKKEKLRDLLSSDMISPPLGDFRHTIHIGSGGGNDTFGDISFLQGKFHLLPGTAVDETQEDGGFEMPFQFKRTATLCGRELPDGPSPLLKNAISLPVIGGPQALTLPAAQAPPKPPRLHLETPQPSPQEAGTVDVWRIPEAGTAHSGLTPESGVEEPFLSHASSLLSLHVDLGPSILDDVLQIMDQDLGHLQIPT